Proteins encoded in a region of the Rhodospirillaceae bacterium genome:
- a CDS encoding DUF2384 domain-containing protein: protein MPTEVQEILDRVEAQTGPPAAAHAWFHSKPLPSFDGAPPDQLVREGRAEDIHAYLDRIMDGGYA from the coding sequence ATGCCGACCGAGGTTCAGGAAATTCTCGACCGCGTTGAAGCCCAAACCGGACCGCCGGCCGCTGCCCACGCCTGGTTCCATTCCAAGCCCTTGCCCAGCTTCGACGGCGCGCCGCCGGATCAACTGGTGCGCGAGGGCCGGGCCGAAGATATCCATGCCTATCTCGATCGGATCATGGACGGCGGATATGCATGA
- a CDS encoding CoA transferase translates to MSGPYEGIRIVDLSAMLSGPWATSILGDQGADVIKVEPPGRGDHTRAFGNRRGGLSSAFLNINRNKRSITLDLKKPGGRDLLLKIAATADVFVQNFRPGVVERLGVGYDDIAKVNPRIVYLSLSGFGEKGPWTHKPVYDPVIQALSGLTTIQAGSDGERPRLVRTVLPDKLSAITASQAIGAALFRRERTGAGQHVRLSMLDAVLSFLWASDFNAQTWPGADVSDQAAASVIDLIYQTADGYMTVAVMTDKEWRGLCTALDRADWLADDRFATPAARAANVDARLELTQQVLLERTTGEWMERLEACGVPCAPALTRNEVVDHPQVVASEILMDTEHHAAGRLRQARTAARFEGSPATGLAGAPQLGEHCSEILSEIGLSEADIAGLHDSGVIGGETDPALGAYPEAAE, encoded by the coding sequence ATGAGCGGACCGTATGAGGGTATTCGGATCGTCGATTTGAGCGCGATGCTGTCGGGGCCGTGGGCAACCTCGATCCTGGGCGACCAGGGCGCCGACGTGATCAAGGTCGAGCCGCCCGGCCGGGGCGACCACACCCGTGCGTTCGGCAACCGGCGCGGCGGCCTGTCGTCGGCGTTCCTCAACATCAACCGCAACAAGCGCTCGATCACCCTGGACCTGAAGAAGCCCGGTGGCCGCGACCTGCTGCTGAAGATCGCTGCAACCGCCGACGTCTTCGTGCAGAATTTCCGCCCCGGCGTGGTCGAGCGGCTGGGCGTCGGCTACGACGACATCGCGAAGGTCAATCCGCGGATCGTCTACCTTTCGCTCTCCGGCTTCGGCGAGAAAGGCCCGTGGACCCACAAGCCGGTCTACGACCCGGTGATCCAGGCGCTCAGCGGCCTGACGACCATCCAGGCCGGTTCCGACGGCGAGCGCCCGCGGCTGGTGCGCACCGTTTTGCCCGACAAGCTGTCCGCTATCACCGCCTCCCAGGCGATCGGCGCCGCCCTGTTCCGGCGCGAGCGCACGGGCGCGGGCCAGCATGTCCGCCTGTCGATGCTGGATGCCGTCCTGTCCTTTCTCTGGGCCTCGGACTTCAACGCGCAGACCTGGCCCGGCGCGGACGTTTCCGATCAGGCGGCGGCCAGCGTCATCGACCTGATCTACCAGACGGCGGACGGCTACATGACCGTCGCCGTGATGACCGACAAGGAATGGCGCGGCCTGTGCACGGCGCTGGACCGGGCGGATTGGCTGGCCGACGACCGCTTCGCCACGCCGGCGGCGCGCGCCGCAAATGTCGACGCACGGCTCGAACTGACCCAGCAGGTCTTGCTCGAACGCACCACCGGCGAATGGATGGAACGTCTCGAAGCCTGCGGCGTGCCCTGTGCGCCGGCGCTCACCCGGAACGAAGTCGTCGACCATCCGCAGGTCGTCGCCAGCGAGATCCTGATGGACACCGAGCACCATGCCGCCGGCCGGCTGCGCCAGGCCCGCACCGCCGCCCGATTCGAGGGCTCGCCCGCGACCGGGCTGGCCGGCGCGCCGCAGCTCGGCGAGCATTGCTCGGAAATCCTGTCCGAAATCGGCTTGAGCGAGGCGGACATCGCCGGCCTGCACGATAGCGGCGTCATCGGCGGTGAAACCGATCCGGCTTTGGGCGCCTATCCGGAGGCGGCGGAGTAG
- a CDS encoding 5-methyltetrahydropteroyltriglutamate--homocysteine methyltransferase, translating into MTAPLDLPLIPTTLTGSYVQPDWLVDREKLTGRPPSRARGDDIWRIGGDGLEEAQDAATLMAIRTFEEAGLDILTDGEIRRESYSNRFHTALDGIDVDNPAMVPGRSPGKMIPVPRITGPLARRHPVEARDTEFLRRHTGRPIKMTLPGPFTLSQVSVDEHYGDEEAVVMALAEIVREEVADLFAAGADIVQLDEPWMQARPEKAKRLAVPAIDHALRDAAGPTIVHLCFGYAYAVKQKPTGYSFLPELDACAADQISIEAAQPKLDLSILETLPSKQIMVGVIDLADPAAETAETVAGRLRRALDVLPPERIVAAPDCGMKYLDPAVARGKLQALVDGAAIVRRELGG; encoded by the coding sequence ATGACCGCACCCCTCGACCTGCCGCTCATCCCGACGACGCTCACCGGCAGCTACGTCCAGCCGGACTGGCTGGTCGACCGGGAGAAGCTGACCGGCCGCCCGCCGTCGCGCGCCCGCGGCGACGATATCTGGCGCATCGGCGGCGACGGGCTGGAAGAGGCCCAGGATGCCGCGACCCTGATGGCGATCCGCACCTTCGAGGAGGCCGGCCTCGACATCCTGACCGACGGCGAGATCCGGCGCGAGAGCTATTCCAACCGGTTCCACACGGCCCTCGACGGCATCGACGTCGACAACCCGGCGATGGTGCCGGGGCGCTCGCCGGGCAAGATGATCCCGGTGCCGCGGATTACCGGGCCGCTCGCCCGCCGCCATCCGGTCGAGGCGCGGGATACCGAATTCCTGCGCCGCCACACCGGCCGGCCGATCAAGATGACCCTGCCCGGGCCGTTCACCCTGTCCCAGGTCTCGGTCGACGAGCATTACGGCGACGAGGAGGCCGTCGTCATGGCGCTGGCGGAAATCGTGCGCGAAGAGGTGGCTGACCTGTTCGCCGCCGGCGCCGACATCGTCCAGCTCGACGAGCCCTGGATGCAGGCGCGGCCGGAGAAGGCCAAACGCCTTGCCGTGCCGGCGATCGACCATGCCCTGCGGGACGCCGCCGGCCCGACGATCGTCCATCTGTGTTTCGGCTATGCCTACGCGGTCAAGCAGAAGCCGACCGGCTATTCCTTCCTGCCGGAACTCGACGCCTGCGCCGCCGACCAGATTTCCATCGAGGCGGCCCAGCCGAAGCTCGACCTGTCGATCCTCGAGACGCTGCCGTCCAAGCAGATCATGGTCGGCGTGATCGACCTCGCCGATCCGGCTGCCGAAACCGCCGAAACCGTCGCCGGCCGGCTGCGCCGCGCGCTCGACGTGCTGCCGCCCGAACGCATCGTCGCCGCGCCGGACTGCGGGATGAAATATCTCGACCCGGCGGTCGCCCGCGGCAAGCTCCAGGCCCTGGTCGACGGCGCCGCCATCGTGCGCCGGGAACTGGGCGGATAG
- a CDS encoding cysteine hydrolase, with amino-acid sequence MPHNLEMPQYVIDRIMAKRGKLAVFDRFDPARTALVVIDMQNFFVAEVETAISIVPNINRLADVVRDRGGVVAWVLLTVAEEMGGESQWPIYHDYFFTEAKMHAHKDGLTEGSEGHALYPDLVVKDGDIVSRKNRFSAFIQGASDLDGQLRARGIENLLVCGTATNMCCESSARDAMMIGYRAVMVLDGNAARFDEDHLAGLTSFWQSFGDVRTTDDVIDNLLHAPAAAQAAE; translated from the coding sequence ATGCCGCACAATCTGGAAATGCCGCAATACGTCATCGACCGCATCATGGCCAAGCGCGGCAAGCTGGCGGTGTTCGACCGCTTCGATCCGGCGCGCACGGCCCTGGTCGTCATCGACATGCAGAATTTCTTTGTCGCCGAGGTCGAGACCGCGATCAGCATCGTGCCCAACATCAACCGGCTGGCCGATGTCGTGCGCGACCGCGGCGGGGTCGTCGCCTGGGTGCTGCTGACCGTCGCCGAAGAGATGGGCGGCGAGAGCCAGTGGCCGATCTACCACGACTATTTCTTCACCGAGGCCAAGATGCACGCCCACAAGGATGGCCTGACCGAGGGCAGCGAGGGCCACGCACTCTATCCCGACCTGGTCGTGAAGGACGGCGACATCGTCAGCCGCAAGAACCGGTTCAGCGCCTTCATCCAGGGCGCGTCGGACCTGGACGGGCAGCTCCGGGCCCGCGGCATCGAGAACCTGCTGGTCTGCGGCACGGCAACCAACATGTGCTGCGAATCGAGCGCCCGCGACGCCATGATGATCGGCTATCGCGCCGTCATGGTGCTCGACGGCAACGCGGCGCGCTTCGACGAGGACCATCTCGCCGGCCTGACCAGCTTCTGGCAGAGCTTCGGCGACGTCCGGACGACCGACGACGTGATCGACAACCTGCTGCACGCGCCGGCCG
- a CDS encoding SDR family oxidoreductase has product MPDYLVIGADRGIGLAVCRQLAARGETVVAACLGRGEAHDGSGVEVIPEIDVTSGAAVARMAGALAKRGGRIGRLIHVAGVLGLDALGSLDFGDVRRQIEINTIGPLRAVEAALPHLAAGARVGIVTSRVGSLADNGTGGMYAYRVSKAGANMVALNLHHDLSKRGIAVAALHPGMVATDLTKDIPGDFDYITPDEAAAGLIRRMDALSLESSGRFWHANGEDLPW; this is encoded by the coding sequence ATGCCGGATTATCTGGTCATCGGCGCCGACCGCGGCATCGGCCTCGCCGTCTGCCGGCAACTCGCCGCGCGGGGCGAGACGGTCGTGGCGGCCTGCCTCGGCCGGGGCGAGGCCCATGACGGTTCCGGGGTAGAGGTGATCCCGGAGATCGACGTGACCTCCGGAGCCGCGGTCGCGCGCATGGCCGGGGCGCTGGCGAAGCGGGGCGGCAGGATCGGCCGCCTGATCCATGTCGCCGGCGTGCTCGGCCTCGACGCGCTGGGCAGCCTCGACTTCGGCGACGTGCGCCGGCAGATCGAGATCAACACCATCGGGCCGCTGCGCGCGGTCGAGGCCGCGCTGCCCCATCTGGCGGCCGGCGCCAGGGTCGGGATCGTCACCAGCCGGGTCGGCTCGCTGGCCGACAACGGCACCGGCGGGATGTATGCCTACCGCGTCTCCAAGGCGGGCGCGAACATGGTGGCGCTCAACCTGCATCACGATCTGTCGAAGCGCGGCATCGCCGTGGCGGCGCTCCATCCCGGGATGGTTGCGACCGACCTGACGAAGGATATTCCGGGCGACTTCGACTACATCACGCCCGACGAGGCGGCAGCAGGGCTGATCCGGCGCATGGACGCGCTCAGCCTCGAATCCTCGGGCCGGTTCTGGCATGCCAACGGGGAAGATCTGCCCTGGTGA
- a CDS encoding glutathione S-transferase family protein has product MTLELYYLEETDSICSNRVVVTLAEKGITDWIPRKMILMNRDQFQPEYLKLNPQGVVPTLVHDGKPIRESSLICKYIDDLRPDPPLRPGDPAERYYMDEWIKLFDERAFEATAVVNFVTKFRLTVPREKMEERWKVIPSIDRLYRQQSVIREGVSSPYVMRAIGSFEMIFKLMEHALADGRPYLMGDRFTLAETNLAPFVKVLEMVRFLDFWLEPYPLTRAWWDRMASRPSMQRLDDFPYSAVSEDSPHATSGRQTEPEFRVKLAEYRERFDYAFNPGS; this is encoded by the coding sequence ATGACGCTTGAGTTGTATTATCTCGAAGAAACCGATTCCATCTGTTCCAATCGGGTTGTCGTCACCCTGGCGGAGAAGGGAATTACGGACTGGATCCCCCGCAAAATGATCCTGATGAACCGGGACCAGTTCCAGCCCGAATATCTCAAGCTCAATCCCCAGGGGGTCGTGCCGACGCTCGTTCATGACGGCAAGCCGATCCGCGAATCCTCGCTGATCTGCAAATATATCGACGATCTGCGGCCCGACCCGCCTTTGAGGCCCGGCGACCCGGCCGAACGATACTACATGGACGAGTGGATCAAGCTGTTTGACGAGAGAGCCTTCGAAGCCACGGCGGTCGTCAATTTCGTCACGAAATTCCGCCTGACCGTTCCGCGCGAGAAGATGGAGGAACGCTGGAAAGTCATTCCCAGCATCGACCGGCTTTATCGCCAGCAGTCGGTCATCAGGGAAGGCGTTTCCTCGCCCTACGTCATGCGCGCGATCGGTTCGTTTGAAATGATCTTCAAACTGATGGAGCACGCCCTTGCCGACGGCCGGCCCTACCTTATGGGCGACCGGTTTACGCTGGCGGAAACCAATCTTGCGCCCTTCGTTAAAGTATTGGAGATGGTCCGATTCCTCGATTTCTGGCTGGAGCCCTATCCGCTGACCCGGGCCTGGTGGGACCGTATGGCGAGCCGGCCGAGCATGCAGCGGCTTGACGACTTCCCCTACAGCGCCGTCTCCGAAGACTCTCCGCACGCCACGTCCGGCCGGCAAACCGAGCCCGAGTTCCGCGTGAAACTGGCGGAATACCGGGAGCGGTTCGACTACGCGTTCAATCCCGGCAGCTAA
- a CDS encoding BrnA antitoxin family protein, translated as MSRLVDLDALEALPDDRIDTSDIPEQTDWSGAVRGLFYSPVMQQITLRLDADVVAWFKRQAPGGRGYQTAINRALRRHVERSETVWPGCPSSVCRGGRTIFLDNGAVLKERCT; from the coding sequence ATGAGTCGGCTGGTGGACCTCGACGCGCTTGAGGCGTTGCCGGACGACCGGATCGATACGAGCGACATCCCGGAGCAGACGGACTGGTCGGGCGCGGTGCGCGGGCTGTTTTACAGTCCGGTCATGCAGCAGATCACGCTGCGGCTGGACGCCGACGTGGTGGCGTGGTTCAAGCGGCAGGCTCCTGGCGGCCGGGGCTATCAGACCGCAATCAACCGGGCCCTGAGGCGGCATGTCGAACGGAGCGAGACCGTTTGGCCGGGATGTCCGTCATCGGTTTGCCGAGGCGGCAGAACGATTTTTCTCGATAACGGCGCAGTCCTGAAGGAGCGATGCACATGA